The proteins below are encoded in one region of Lytechinus pictus isolate F3 Inbred chromosome 11, Lp3.0, whole genome shotgun sequence:
- the LOC135155998 gene encoding uncharacterized protein LOC135155998, giving the protein MDQLLNNEFLLVRSRGAKTPDTPRKQRLRETVSNLKKQTKGMKRKLGLQETRIADLETSVVQKDALEERLLEEVSERQTAELKELDGSHQALLEDLQAITMKFDPIKDELTKYKKKNDDAKKQLEATEEKMMKVKSRGNQSEHWNPNKKRKRREESLGKFQAEARRAHETINDLKEEIETTKAQLQLSRKSLEDLETKCEKLKTQKRKHYKSLWTMKRNRSKHEEQANQLEMDNLQERIHFLEQKNMELQQLINLMEDDKIQTFADGKFNDSVCLTIMELLACNVSISKIDTVIRTVLKNLAGKEVDRLPSMETKSRILSEARHLADVEVASAMKASRPGDAIGNCIHGDGTMKYLKKNRKFQVTLPDGTSRTMGLCEMAGRDTSAVFDSFTAQVQELADSISTEATESTNITKKIMTTIKSTMTDQGPTMPQFSDKLRVLKEELLPEVVRNWDLLEQEEKATYQQFATLYCKMHPLIDFDEEVDKILKAYEDIASSGKTMHTLLTGESGVRRLIRTGSKAFHHQGCDKSGVEDSFSSYIRHEFDSDNLLVDYVGNRANILFEGAAVTFYHLQHFRNFVSILPEPNNLLRSVAEDAADRVYEAELRALGIVHKIITEPFWTAVKTARNILELNDVLHHLQLKLTAWKDGGADMLSGMSAVTGISPVKDSVYDKLFSDEEDADKHAICVQALELICCAILQILERQCKDHLPGGKYWKPSTSFEQAFFKVPSTNLIGERDFAILDMLVRQKPSARVISLEALMIWTNNKTAAWLEDLDEERRAELMTEARARAPAVLKKYKERMVSIKSEKWRLLQEKQRNKEEKTRKQVSERVALIDSVISQGGIWKKKEKIEEELEKMKDGDEESVRRAIYIQLCFHQRVLRLKGQPELFQLTTTVDEKKTFTTQEMKEHLFMVVEENDVPSSDPNLLVSQLTDDNQFSLHQRNPKSLALKGKLYNKMESDTKKREIKASKELLESFLRNPVSLVGKRIKHKCWDEERTEAKWFAGVVKSIVSEDVNPLNTEYAVEYDIPDDEEEGEEAQDWVFDLLQDLEKNDLIIM; this is encoded by the coding sequence ATGGATCAACTTCTGAACAATGAGTTTCTTCTTGTCAGATCAAGAGGAGCAAAGACCCCAGACACACCAAGAAAGCAAAGGCTGAGAGAGACTGTGTCTAATTTGAAAAAGCAGACCAAAGGTATGAAAAGGAAACTTGGCTTACAAGAAACTCGTATTGCGGATTTGGAGACATCTGTGGTGCAAAAAGATGCCCTTGAAGAAAGACTTCTTGAAGAAGTTTCCGAACGGCAGACTGCTGAACTTAAAGAGCTTGATGGGAGTCACCAGGCACTGCTGGAGGACCTGCAAGCTATCACCATGAAGTTTGACCCAATCAAGGATGAGCTCACCaagtacaaaaaaaagaatgacGATGCTAAGAAGCAACTTGAAGCGACAGAggaaaaaatgatgaaagtGAAGAGCAGAGGAAATCAGTCAGAACATTGGAACCCTAATAAGAAGCGTAAACGAAGAGAAGAGAGCTTGGGGAAATTTCAGGCTGAAGCGCGGAGAGCGCATGAAACTATAAATGATCTGAAAGAAGAAATTGAAACCACAAAAGCTCAACTACAACTCAGCAGAAAATCTCTTGAGGACCTGGAGACAAAATGTGAAAAACTAAAGACCCAAAAGAGAAAGCACTACAAAAGTTTGTGGACAATGAAAAGAAATCGTAGTAAACACGAGGAACAAGCTAACCAATTGGAAATGGACAATCTCCAAGAGAGAATCCATTTTCTTGAACAGAAAAATATGGAGTTGCAGCAGTTGATAAACCTCATGGAAGATGACAAGATCCAGACATTTGCAGATGGAAAATTCAACGACTCTGTATGTCTTACCATCATGGAGCTACTTGCATGCAATGTTTCCATCAGCAAAATTGACACGGTGATACGAACTGTTCTTAAAAATCTTGCCGGGAAAGAGGTGGATCGCCTCCCCTCAATGGAAACAAAATCCAGGATCCTATCAGAAGCACGGCACTTGGCTGATGTGGAAGTAGCCAGTGCTATGAAGGCTAGTCGTCCAGGAGATGCCATAGGTAACTGCATCCATGGTGACGGAACGATGAAATACCTGAAAAAAAACCGGAAGTTTCAGGTTACCTTACCTGATGGAACTTCAAGAACCATGGGCCTGTGTGAGATGGCAGGCAGGGACACCTCAGCTGTATTCGATTCGTTCACAGCCCAAGTGCAAGAACTGGCAGATAGTATATCTACAGAAGCAACAGAATCAACaaatattaccaaaaaaataatgacaactaTAAAGAGTACAATGACTGACCAAGGGCCCACCATGCCGCAATTTAGTGACAAACTCCGTGTATTGAAAGAGGAGCTCCTGCCGGAGGTTGTTCGAAACTGGGACTTGCTGGAGCAGGAAGAGAAGGCAACGTACCAGCAGTTCGCCACTTTATACTGCAAGATGCAtcctttgatagattttgacgaaGAGGTTGACAAGATACTCAAAGCATATGAAGACATAGCATCTAGTGGGAAAACCATGCACACACTTCTGACAGGAGAATCTGGGGTTCGGCGCCTTATCAGAACCGGGAGTAAGGCCTTCCACCATCAGGGATGCGACAAATCTGGAGTCGAGGACTCTTTCTCCTCCTACATTCGTCATGAGTTTGACTCGGACAATCTTTTGGTCGACTATGTAGGCAATAGGGCCAACATTTTGTTCGAGGGAGCTGCGGTAACGTTTTACCATCTCCAGCACTTTCGGAACTTTGTGTCCATTCTCCCCGAGCCAAACAACCTCCTTCGATCAGTGGCAGAAGATGCGGCAGACAGAGTTTATGAAGCAGAGTTGCGTGCTCTTGGGATTGTGCACAAGATCATCACTGAGCCCTTCTGGACTGCTGTGAAGACAGCAAGGAACATCCTTGAGCTGaatgatgttttgcatcatCTCCAACTTAAGTTAACAGCATGGAAGGATGGTGGTGCCGACATGTTGTCTGGTATGTCAGCGGTGACAGGCATTTCTCCAGTGAAGGACTCTGTCTACGATAAGCTCTTCAGTGACGAAGAGGATGCAGACAAACATGCCATCTGTGTCCAGGCCTTGGAGCTGATATGCTGTGCAATCCTGCAAATATTGGAACGACAGTGCAAGGATCACCTACCAGGGGGCAAGTACTGGAAGCCGTCCACATCTTTCGAACAGGCATTCTTCAAAGTACCATCAACGAATCTAATAGGAGAGAGAGATTTCGCCATCTTAGACATGCTTGTTAGGCAGAAGCCATCAGCGAGAGTGATTAGCCTTGAAGCCCTAATGATATGGACCAACAATAAGACGGCAGCATGGTTAGAGGATTTGGATGAAGAAAGACGGGCGGAGCTCATGACCGAAGCCAGGGCAAGAGCTCCAGCTGTACTAAAGAAGTACAAGGAAAGGATGGTCTCAATAAAAAGTGAGAAGTGGAGGCTTCTCCAAGAGAAGCAGAGAAATAAAGAAGAGAAGACTAGAAAGCAGGTGTCTGAAAGAGTGGCTCTTATCGACAGTGTCATCAGCCAAGGTGGTATttggaagaaaaaggagaaaattgaGGAGGAGCTTGAGAAGATGAAAGATGGAGATGAGGAAAGTGTTCGAAGAGCCATCTACATTCAGCTCTGCTTCCATCAAAGAGTGCTCCGGTTGAAGGGACAGCCTGAGCTTTTCCAACTTACTACGACTGTGGATGAGAAAAAGACATTTACTACCCAGGAAATGAAGGAGCATCTCTTCATGGTTGTCGAAGAAAATGACGTTCCTTCTTCAGATCCTAATCTGTTGGTGAGTCAACTAACAGACGACAATCAGTTTTCTTTGCATCAAAGAAATCCAAAGTCTCTTGCCTTGAAGGGAAAACTCTACAACAAAATGGAGTCAGACACGAAAAAACGGGAAATCAAAGCTTCAAAGGAGCTCTTGGAATCCTTCCTTCGAAATCCTGTTTCACTTGTAGGGAAAAGGATCAAACACAAGTGCTGGGATGAAGAACGCACAGAAGCCAAGTGGTTTGCTGGAGTAGTGAAGAGCATTGTTAGTGAGGATGTAAATCCTTTGAATACAGAATATGCTGTAGAGTATGATATACcagatgatgaagaagagggTGAGGAAGCGCAAGATTGGGTGTTTGACCTACTGCAAGACCTAGAAAAGAATGACTTGATAATAATGTGA
- the LOC129270826 gene encoding uncharacterized protein LOC129270826, giving the protein MQNEDIDIQLEVVRDGGGTPHLASTSSSDSSWVQGPRLATPSQPDTPHDEEYQGDHEAVDDTQHGAVDDRTQHHASTSSSDPSSLQGPQLLTPHQPDTSQGDHEAVDDMQQQAGTSSQQEDVPSKSIGPYSTSAGIDKTTLEADPQHVPVVGKIKNGVIIELYLYMTMTLKLSQSVLARNIVLLSGCKL; this is encoded by the exons ATGCAGAACGAGGATATAGATATACAACTTGAGGTTGTCCGTGATGGCGGTGGAACTCCACATCTGGCATCAACGTCATCGTCCGATTCATCATGGGTTCAAG GTCCTCGGTTGGCAACCCCAAGTCAACCTGACACTCCACATGATGAAGAATACCAGGGTGATCATGAAGCAGTCGATGACACGCAACATGGAGCAGTTGATGATAGAACTCAACATCATGCCTCGACATCATCCTCAGATCCATCATCCCTTCAAG GTCCCCAGTTGTTAACCCCACACCAGCCTGACACTTCACAGGGAGATCATGAAGCAGTCGATGACATGCAACAGCAAGCAGGCACCAGTTCACAACAAGAGGATGTACCCAGTAAAA GCATCGGTCCATATTCCACATCAGCTGGCATTGACAAGACGACTCTTGAAGCGGATCCCCAACATGTACCTGTAGTTGGAAAGATAAAAAATGGAGTGATTATCGAACTTTACTTGTACATGACTATGACTCTTAAATTATCTCAAAGTGTATTAGCGCGAAATATTGTATTGTTATCAGGATGTAAGTTGTAA